The Hemibagrus wyckioides isolate EC202008001 linkage group LG12, SWU_Hwy_1.0, whole genome shotgun sequence genome includes a window with the following:
- the klhl38a gene encoding kelch-like protein 38 — protein sequence MAYSSLEHLPFKDQELPAQMLCQLNCLRHERIFTDMLLCTEDLEIPCHRNVLVSSSPYFRAMFCSNFRESSQTRVDLKGISSEILSGIVDYIYTGIINISMEIVLPLMQAASMLQYARLFEACSAFLQEQLNPDNCLSMIRLSEILHCDSLRERAKEMAVRCFSDVAASEDFCELSLPELMCYLEDDRLCAEEEQVFETLLAWIHHDPFSRRGAIHDLFKKVRLRYIHPTYLFQFIANDPLVQSSTLCTEIIESVRRLMFSVSAKCTRELKPLWTTPRRYTCRETLVVVGGRKNNEQTSREALLYDERTQRWQWLAKLPLRLYKAAYVCIHSILYVVGGLSLSMASGDSTVSATVYTLSLKTNQWRTAEPMLEPRYAHQSVSYLHFIFVLGGIGADKQISNTVERYNSMFNQWEPMAPMPIAALHPAVAANDQRIYVFGGEDSMQNPVRLIQVYHISRNQWLRMETRTVKNVCAPAAVIEDKIYIIGGYTRRMIAYDTKANKFVKCENMRERRMHHSATVINNKLYVTGGRFLNSHDIIEDSDCFECYDPKTDVWTSKGSLPYKLFDHGSLALVCVSNRPNPP from the exons ATGGCCTATTCATCCCTTGAGCACCTTCCATTCAAAGACCAGGAACTCCCAGCCCAAATGTTGTGCCAGCTGAACTGCCTCCGGCATGAGAGGATCTTCACTGACATGCTCCTCTGCACTGAAGATCTGGAGATCCCATGCCACAGGAACGTTCTGGTCTCTAGCAGTCCTTACTTCCGCGCCATGTTCTGCAGCAACTTCCGTGAGAGCAGCCAGACTAGGGTGGACTTGAAAGGCATCAGCTCTGAGATCTTAAGTGGCATTGTAGACTACATCTACACTGGAATCATTAATATAAGCATGGAAATAGTGCTGCCTTTGATGCAAGCTGCATCCATGCTGCAGTATGCAAGGCTTTTTGAGGCCTGTTCAGCCTTCTTGCAGGAGCAGCTGAACCCGGACAATTGCTTGAGCATGATCcgcctctcagaaatcctgcaCTGTGACAGCTTGAGAGAGAGGGCAAAGGAGATGGCTGTGCGCTGTTTCTCAGACGTGGCTGCCTCAGAGGATTTTTGCGAACTCTCGCTGCCCGAGCTCATGTGCTATCTGGAGGATGACCGGCTTTGTGCTGAGGAAGAGCAGGTGTTTGAAACCCTCTTGGCTTGGATCCACCATGATCCTTTTTCTCGGCGTGGTGCCATCCATGATCTCTTCAAAAAGGTACGCTTGCGGTACATCCATCCCACATACCTCTTCCAGTTCATAGCCAATGATCCACTTGTCCAATCCTCCACCCTTTGCACAGAGATCATTGAGTCAGTGAGGCGGCTGATGTTTTCTGTTAGTGCCAAATGCACGCGTGAGCTAAAGCCTCTCTGGACCACACCTCGACGTTACACCTGCCGGGAGACTTTAGTTGTTGTAGGGGGTCGCAAGAACAATGAGCAAACATCTCGAGAAGCGCTGCTTTACGATGAGCGTACGCAGCGCTGGCAGTGGCTAGCCAAGTTGCCCTTGCGCTTGTACAAGGCTGCTTATGTTTGCATACATAGTATTCTGTATGTTGTTGGAGGTCTCAGCCTCAGCATGGCATCAGGAGACAGCACAGTTAGTGCCACGGTCTATACCCTCTCACTTAAGACCAACCAGTGGAGGACGGCAGAACCCATGCTTGAACCACGTTATGCCCATCAGAGTGTGTCTTACCTTCATTTCATCTTCGTTCTTGGAGGAATAGGAGCAGATAAACAGATTTCGAACACAGTGGAGCGCTACAACAGCATGTTCAACCAGTGGGAACCTATGGCCCCAATGCCTATAGCAGCGCTCCATCCTGCAGTGGCTGCCAATGATCAGAGAATCTATGTGTTTGGAGGGGAGGACTCCATGCAGAATCCAGTGAGATTGATACAG GTTTATCACATTTCACGCAACCAGTGGTTGAGAATGGAGACCAGAACAGTAAAAAATGTCTGTGCACCTGCCGCTGTCATAGAAGACAAGATTTATATCATCGGAG GTTACACAAGAAGGATGATCGCTTATGACACCAAAGCCAACAAGTTTGTTAAATGTGAGAACATGAGGGAAAGGAGGATGCATCACTCAGCTACTGTGATCAACAACAAGCTCTACGTGACAGGAGGGCGCTTCCTGAACAGCCATGATATCATTGAGGACTCTGACTGCTTCGAGTGCTATGACCCTAAAACCGATGTCTGGACATCTAAAGGTTCTTTACCATACAAGCTGTTTGACCACGGGTCTCTGGCCCTGGTCTGCGTGTCAAATCGACCCAATCCACCATGA